A single Natranaerobius thermophilus JW/NM-WN-LF DNA region contains:
- a CDS encoding 4Fe-4S dicluster domain-containing protein, which yields MSQIIKLNSTAQLLEAFKELEQDYQVYCPVTQDDTETFLPLNQITEEEVDSVTDILFQNQPTLYPVKSFVFHDSEAYLKFSREQDRVEFSTIEGDNTTRVVLGGKPCDIESIGMIDKVFLEEPVDTFYQENREKTILISTVCAQKGPNCMCDEFGINRTAPELADIYLIKGEETTQGNQVFLKSNSDKGRKLLEKLAQSELVEQLNDLPESASKELSNQEREQVEELSPEEVKDVMEDLFDDNIWDELALRCMGCGICTYYCPTCHCYDIQDFYRQNQGVRYRTWDSCMFSDYTNMAGGHNPRPQKADRIKNRFFHKLNYFVKKQGPIACVGCGRCAQNCPVGISINTVLKRIGGEKFV from the coding sequence ATGAGCCAAATAATAAAGTTGAATTCCACGGCACAACTTTTGGAGGCATTCAAAGAATTAGAACAAGATTATCAAGTATATTGCCCAGTTACTCAAGATGACACCGAAACCTTTTTGCCTCTAAATCAAATAACAGAAGAAGAGGTCGATTCTGTCACTGATATTCTCTTTCAAAATCAACCTACTTTGTATCCGGTGAAATCCTTTGTATTTCATGATTCAGAGGCTTACTTGAAATTTAGCCGTGAACAGGATCGAGTAGAGTTTTCCACCATTGAAGGTGATAATACAACCCGAGTAGTATTGGGTGGAAAACCCTGTGATATAGAAAGCATTGGTATGATTGACAAGGTCTTTTTAGAGGAACCAGTAGATACCTTCTATCAAGAGAACAGGGAAAAAACCATATTGATATCCACGGTTTGTGCCCAAAAGGGTCCAAACTGCATGTGTGACGAGTTTGGCATAAACAGAACCGCACCGGAACTTGCTGATATATATTTAATAAAAGGTGAAGAAACTACCCAGGGTAATCAAGTCTTTTTAAAATCTAATAGTGATAAGGGGAGAAAACTCCTAGAAAAGTTAGCACAAAGTGAACTTGTTGAACAATTAAATGATCTACCGGAAAGTGCTTCAAAGGAACTATCCAATCAAGAGAGGGAACAAGTTGAAGAACTATCCCCCGAAGAAGTGAAGGATGTAATGGAAGATTTATTTGATGACAACATTTGGGATGAACTGGCCTTACGCTGTATGGGATGCGGTATTTGCACCTATTATTGTCCAACTTGTCACTGTTATGATATCCAGGATTTTTATCGTCAAAATCAAGGCGTGAGATATCGCACCTGGGATTCATGCATGTTTTCAGATTACACAAATATGGCTGGAGGACACAATCCCAGACCCCAGAAAGCAGATAGAATCAAGAACCGATTTTTCCATAAATTAAATTACTTCGTAAAAAAACAAGGGCCAATAGCTTGTGTTGGTTGCGGACGCTGTGCACAAAACTGTCCTGTTGGTATATCCATAAATACTGTTTTGAAAAGGATTGGAGGGGAGAAGTTTGTGTAA
- a CDS encoding 4Fe-4S binding protein, which produces MQKITAELRKIAKNLLSSGQVDMVLGYTQGELPYQTVPFVASSEEDVENLVFDGFSDKALSKYLLEDNFQSKKIALVLKGCDSRALKLMLEESRVNRDNLYLIGVNCPGIIRRDALAKQAGCDLSQVDVVLQEDKITINTTNGSNCATSSQEVSYQQVVSPFCLTCEHPTPSKDQVDTLIEEGEPKAFLDNQTYSHEESFTNIGELEKLSEEERFEFWKKQLNRCKRCYSCRNACPVCTCRVCLFDRENPDYLDKATDQLAQHQFYHVIRAFHVSDRCVGCGECSRVCPENIPLHLLNQKLVKELENYYGEYTPGIDELPAPLSQANADDPDPFEKEEK; this is translated from the coding sequence ATGCAAAAAATAACAGCAGAATTGAGAAAAATAGCCAAAAATCTATTGAGTTCAGGCCAAGTAGATATGGTCTTAGGATATACTCAAGGGGAACTGCCATATCAAACAGTTCCCTTTGTGGCTAGTTCTGAAGAAGATGTAGAAAACCTGGTCTTTGACGGTTTTAGTGACAAGGCCTTATCCAAGTACCTCTTGGAAGATAACTTCCAAAGTAAAAAAATTGCTCTAGTTTTGAAAGGTTGTGACTCTCGAGCACTTAAGCTAATGCTAGAAGAAAGTCGGGTTAACAGAGATAATCTATATCTAATTGGTGTTAACTGTCCAGGAATCATTCGAAGAGATGCTTTGGCTAAACAGGCCGGATGCGATTTAAGCCAGGTAGATGTTGTACTACAGGAAGATAAAATTACCATCAACACAACTAATGGTTCAAATTGTGCTACAAGTTCCCAAGAAGTTTCATATCAGCAAGTAGTTTCACCATTTTGTTTAACCTGTGAACATCCTACTCCTTCCAAGGACCAAGTGGATACATTAATTGAAGAAGGAGAACCCAAGGCTTTTTTAGACAATCAAACTTACAGTCATGAAGAAAGTTTTACTAATATTGGGGAACTAGAAAAATTGTCGGAAGAAGAGCGGTTCGAATTCTGGAAAAAACAGTTGAATAGATGTAAACGATGTTACAGTTGTCGTAATGCATGTCCTGTTTGTACCTGTAGAGTTTGTTTATTTGATAGAGAAAACCCTGATTATTTAGATAAAGCTACGGATCAACTTGCCCAGCATCAATTTTATCATGTTATCAGGGCATTTCATGTATCCGATCGCTGTGTTGGCTGTGGTGAGTGTTCAAGGGTTTGTCCTGAAAATATTCCATTGCACTTACTAAATCAAAAACTAGTTAAAGAATTAGAAAACTACTACGGTGAATATACGCCAGGTATAGACGAGTTACCAGCACCGTTGTCTCAAGCTAATGCTGATGATCCGGATCCCTTCGAAAAGGAGGAGAAATAA
- a CDS encoding hydrogenase iron-sulfur subunit, with translation MTQQNFEPKIVAFCCNWCSYAGADLAGTGRLKYPENIRIIRVPCSSRVEVPLVMRAFQNGADGVMVAGCHPGDCHYNTGNYHTRRRMILMQKVLDFMGISSDRLLVKWISGNEAAKFKDTVENFNERLKKLGAADKVRDMRCKK, from the coding sequence GTGACACAGCAAAATTTCGAGCCAAAAATTGTAGCTTTTTGTTGTAACTGGTGTAGTTATGCCGGAGCTGACCTGGCGGGTACAGGAAGGCTCAAATATCCTGAAAACATCCGCATAATCCGCGTACCGTGCTCTAGTAGAGTGGAAGTTCCCCTGGTCATGCGTGCATTTCAAAACGGCGCTGATGGGGTGATGGTAGCAGGATGTCATCCGGGAGACTGTCATTACAATACGGGTAACTATCATACCCGAAGACGTATGATTTTAATGCAAAAAGTTCTAGACTTTATGGGAATCTCATCAGATAGATTGCTAGTTAAATGGATATCCGGTAACGAAGCAGCCAAATTTAAAGACACTGTCGAAAACTTTAATGAAAGACTTAAAAAACTTGGTGCTGCGGACAAAGTGAGGGATATGAGATGCAAAAAATAA
- a CDS encoding CoB--CoM heterodisulfide reductase iron-sulfur subunit A family protein codes for MRIGVFICWCGSNIKNMVDVERVAQEAKRMPRVVYSQDVQYLCSEVGQADIRDAIAEHNLDRVVIGACSPRMHEPTFQKLLEEQGLNPFYVEIANIREQCSWVHSDKDKATEKATELVQKAVAKSYHSIPLTSDLLDVNKRALVVGGGIAGIQAALDIAEAGYPVDLVEKEPSIGGRMAQFDKTFPTLDCSACILTPKMVEAASHENINLYTYSEIEDLSGYVGNFKVRIKQKAKSVKPDKCNGCGDCMAKCPKKVDNEFDEGNSKRKAIYTLFPQAVPNKPVLDRENCIYFQTGKCGVCQKICPTGAIDYEEQDEIIENEYGAIVAATGFDLKKPVELGEYCYGDHSDVITSLELERMLNASGPTGGKVVRPSNGETPKRIAFIQCVGSRDRNEGNPYCSKVCCLYTAKHTLLMSEKFPETENFVFNIDVRTAGKDYEEFYERARQQGANYLRGQVSKVEPLEDDNNRLLVRGYDSSLGEQVEIEADLVVLASSIEPKPDSQDVATVLGISVDQNGFFSEAHPKLRPVETQAQGVYLAGVCQGPKDIPETVAQASGASAKVITLFNKGQVKSVPTTAIVNTDICSGCMQCKTVCPYEAISQDHVEEKVAGEVRQRPVASVNRALCQGCGACAGLCRSGAMDLGGFTSKQLMAEVDTL; via the coding sequence ATGAGAATAGGAGTATTCATCTGCTGGTGTGGCAGTAATATTAAAAATATGGTGGATGTTGAACGTGTAGCTCAAGAAGCTAAAAGAATGCCTAGGGTTGTTTATTCCCAGGATGTGCAGTATCTTTGCTCTGAAGTAGGACAGGCCGATATTAGAGACGCAATTGCCGAGCATAACTTGGACCGAGTAGTTATTGGTGCCTGTTCCCCACGTATGCACGAACCGACATTCCAGAAGCTTTTAGAAGAACAGGGTTTAAATCCTTTTTATGTTGAGATAGCAAATATTAGAGAACAGTGTTCATGGGTACATTCTGATAAAGACAAGGCTACGGAAAAAGCTACCGAGCTAGTACAAAAAGCTGTTGCCAAGTCTTATCATTCAATACCTTTAACATCTGATCTCTTAGATGTTAATAAACGAGCCTTAGTAGTCGGTGGTGGTATAGCAGGTATTCAAGCTGCTTTAGATATAGCGGAAGCGGGGTATCCAGTCGATCTGGTTGAAAAAGAACCATCAATTGGCGGTAGAATGGCCCAATTCGATAAAACCTTTCCAACATTGGATTGCTCGGCTTGTATATTGACACCGAAAATGGTTGAAGCAGCTTCCCACGAGAATATCAATCTCTATACCTATTCTGAGATAGAAGATTTATCTGGATATGTTGGAAACTTTAAAGTTCGTATTAAGCAAAAGGCTAAAAGCGTCAAACCCGATAAATGTAACGGATGCGGTGACTGTATGGCAAAATGTCCTAAAAAGGTTGACAATGAATTCGATGAAGGAAACAGCAAGCGTAAAGCAATCTATACTTTATTCCCCCAGGCCGTGCCTAACAAACCTGTTCTGGATAGAGAAAACTGTATTTATTTCCAAACAGGTAAATGCGGTGTCTGCCAGAAGATTTGTCCTACCGGGGCTATCGACTATGAAGAACAGGATGAAATTATCGAAAATGAATATGGAGCTATAGTTGCCGCTACAGGATTTGACTTGAAAAAGCCAGTGGAGCTTGGAGAGTACTGCTACGGTGATCATTCCGATGTGATTACCAGCCTGGAATTAGAAAGAATGTTAAATGCCTCAGGGCCAACGGGTGGAAAGGTAGTTAGACCGTCAAACGGTGAAACACCCAAGAGGATAGCCTTTATCCAGTGTGTAGGCTCCCGGGATAGAAATGAAGGTAACCCTTACTGTTCTAAGGTTTGTTGCCTGTACACAGCCAAGCATACACTGCTCATGAGTGAAAAGTTCCCAGAAACTGAAAATTTCGTGTTCAATATAGATGTTAGAACTGCTGGTAAGGATTACGAAGAGTTTTACGAAAGAGCTAGACAGCAAGGTGCTAATTATCTAAGAGGACAAGTTTCTAAAGTTGAACCTTTAGAAGATGATAACAATCGATTACTAGTCCGTGGTTATGACAGTTCCCTGGGAGAACAGGTAGAGATTGAAGCCGATTTAGTGGTCTTGGCTTCTAGCATAGAACCAAAACCTGATTCTCAAGATGTGGCTACAGTACTGGGGATATCCGTAGACCAAAATGGTTTCTTTTCAGAAGCCCATCCCAAATTGCGGCCCGTCGAGACTCAAGCCCAGGGGGTATACCTGGCCGGCGTGTGTCAGGGACCAAAGGATATTCCAGAAACAGTCGCTCAGGCCAGTGGAGCCTCTGCCAAAGTCATCACTCTCTTTAATAAAGGCCAGGTCAAGAGTGTACCGACCACTGCCATAGTTAATACAGATATTTGCAGCGGCTGTATGCAATGTAAAACAGTTTGTCCTTATGAAGCTATCAGCCAAGATCATGTGGAAGAAAAAGTGGCTGGAGAAGTTAGACAGCGACCCGTCGCTTCCGTAAACAGAGCCCTTTGTCAAGGATGCGGTGCTTGTGCCGGGCTTTGCAGAAGTGGAGCTATGGATCTAGGTGGATTTACCAGCAAACAACTTATGGCGGAGGTGGATACCCTGTGA
- a CDS encoding 4Fe-4S dicluster domain-containing protein, producing the protein MRFPTKTANNREHEELMDITQKNVKDCYQCMKCSAGCPLTEYMDYYPHQIMLRAKMGLYDQVFNSKTLWVCASCMACSSRCPRDLEPAKIMEGFRAMLLRERDQGKVEILDTKGVPRQALIASMRKFRR; encoded by the coding sequence GTGCGATTTCCCACAAAGACAGCAAACAACCGTGAACATGAAGAGTTAATGGACATTACTCAAAAAAATGTTAAAGATTGTTATCAGTGCATGAAATGTAGTGCGGGTTGCCCGTTAACCGAATATATGGATTATTATCCACATCAAATAATGTTGCGTGCCAAAATGGGTTTGTATGATCAAGTTTTTAACAGTAAGACTTTATGGGTCTGTGCTTCATGTATGGCTTGTTCAAGCCGGTGTCCTCGGGATTTAGAACCTGCTAAAATCATGGAAGGGTTCCGAGCCATGTTGCTGCGCGAGCGTGATCAGGGCAAAGTAGAAATTTTAGACACTAAAGGAGTTCCAAGACAAGCTTTAATTGCTTCCATGAGGAAATTTAGACGATAA
- a CDS encoding CoB--CoM heterodisulfide reductase iron-sulfur subunit B family protein yields MLGYYPGCTVRAQQDDGFERESLAILTALGVKVEELAEWECCGAIYPLTSDEYMPLLSSVRALKRTQEEDREGLLTLCSACYHVLKRVNNRMNQDQEAKKRVENYLEDEYDGSTKVYHLIEVLRDYAGYDALKKQVEKPLEGEKIACYYGCLLLRPESELGLLDAENPRLMDEILESLGAQAIKYPYRTDCCGSYHVAQQENVSNSASLKIIQSAKEAGATEMVTACPLCKHNLEYCQKDLDEEDKLPVSYITAPILRAFGGLEYIENQKINLAAN; encoded by the coding sequence ATGTTAGGATACTATCCGGGTTGTACTGTCAGAGCTCAACAGGATGACGGTTTTGAACGAGAGTCCTTGGCTATTCTAACAGCATTAGGGGTAAAAGTGGAGGAATTAGCCGAATGGGAATGTTGTGGAGCAATTTATCCCTTAACAAGTGACGAATACATGCCATTACTGTCTTCAGTGAGAGCTCTGAAAAGAACACAGGAAGAAGACAGAGAAGGGCTGTTAACTCTTTGCAGTGCCTGTTACCACGTATTAAAACGTGTTAATAATAGAATGAATCAAGATCAGGAAGCCAAAAAACGAGTCGAAAATTATTTGGAAGATGAATACGACGGTTCAACAAAAGTGTATCACTTGATAGAAGTTCTAAGAGATTACGCCGGTTATGATGCCTTGAAAAAACAGGTGGAAAAACCCCTGGAAGGGGAAAAGATAGCTTGTTATTACGGGTGCCTGCTGTTGCGCCCAGAATCTGAGCTGGGGCTTTTAGATGCAGAAAACCCCCGGCTCATGGATGAAATTCTTGAATCCCTTGGTGCACAGGCCATTAAATATCCTTATCGCACAGATTGTTGTGGTTCCTATCATGTAGCCCAACAGGAAAATGTCAGTAACAGCGCTAGTCTCAAAATTATCCAATCGGCCAAGGAAGCTGGGGCGACAGAAATGGTAACAGCCTGTCCTCTATGTAAACACAACTTGGAATACTGTCAAAAAGACTTGGATGAAGAAGACAAGCTTCCGGTTAGTTATATAACAGCCCCAATATTGCGCGCTTTTGGCGGTTTAGAATATATTGAAAATCAAAAAATTAACTTGGCAGCCAATTAA
- a CDS encoding FAD-binding protein, whose amino-acid sequence MSYTPEMRELIKKVEETRDQRIGNYFPRMTPEEREEVLNNNHPDYKQDQFRDAKIGPNKGDKFPHELCDLIEAYPSIDWNQFTTDQIDYDVDVLVIGGGGAGASASLLAHEAGADVLMATKLRFGDANTVMAQGGIQAADKSNDSPSTHYLDVIGGGHYYNVPELVRALVSDAPDVISWLEDLGVMFDKDDEGTMQTKHGGGTSRKRMHSARDYTGAEIMRVLRDEVHCRDINVVEFSPAVELLLDKQGRASGAILYNMETKEYQVVKAKTVIITTGGLGRLHTQNFPTSNHYGATADGLIMAYRAGADLAFMDTVQYHPTGASYPEQIEGFLITEKVRGLGATPLNIDGEQFVYHLETRDVEASAIIRECAKGKGITTPSGMQGVWLDSPMIEQIHGEGTIEKELPAMVRQFARFGVDITKEPILVYPTLHYQNGGILINDRGESSVENLYVAGEASGGVHGRNRLMGNSLLDILVLGRRAGKNAASRAKEIDNTNAELNLEHVKNYVNELENEGIEQLRTSPILIPDYTQKSTDQQ is encoded by the coding sequence ATGAGTTATACACCTGAAATGAGAGAATTGATAAAAAAAGTTGAAGAGACTAGAGATCAGAGGATAGGAAATTACTTCCCCAGGATGACCCCGGAGGAGCGGGAAGAGGTTTTGAATAATAATCATCCCGACTATAAGCAGGACCAATTTAGAGATGCTAAAATTGGCCCAAATAAAGGTGATAAATTTCCTCACGAGCTGTGTGACCTGATTGAGGCCTATCCTTCTATAGATTGGAATCAGTTTACAACTGATCAAATAGATTATGATGTTGATGTTTTAGTTATCGGAGGTGGAGGAGCAGGCGCATCAGCTTCTCTACTAGCTCATGAAGCCGGAGCTGACGTACTCATGGCAACTAAACTTCGTTTTGGTGATGCCAATACGGTGATGGCTCAAGGAGGCATTCAAGCTGCAGATAAATCAAATGATTCTCCATCAACTCATTACTTAGATGTAATAGGTGGAGGACATTATTACAATGTTCCAGAACTGGTTAGAGCTCTAGTCTCTGATGCTCCGGATGTAATTAGCTGGCTCGAGGACTTGGGCGTTATGTTTGATAAAGATGATGAAGGTACAATGCAAACCAAACACGGTGGCGGTACATCCAGAAAACGAATGCATTCGGCTAGAGACTACACCGGGGCTGAAATTATGAGGGTACTAAGAGACGAAGTACATTGCCGCGATATTAATGTAGTGGAATTCAGCCCAGCTGTTGAATTATTGCTTGACAAACAGGGGAGAGCATCAGGAGCCATACTTTACAACATGGAAACAAAAGAGTATCAAGTCGTTAAAGCAAAAACAGTTATCATCACTACAGGCGGACTTGGGCGACTTCATACTCAAAACTTCCCAACATCAAACCATTACGGTGCAACTGCCGATGGATTGATTATGGCTTATAGAGCGGGTGCTGATCTGGCATTTATGGATACCGTTCAGTATCACCCCACAGGTGCTTCATATCCGGAACAAATTGAAGGTTTCCTAATCACGGAGAAAGTACGAGGTTTAGGCGCAACTCCCCTAAATATAGACGGTGAGCAGTTCGTATATCACCTTGAAACTCGAGACGTAGAAGCTTCAGCTATAATTCGAGAGTGCGCCAAAGGGAAAGGAATTACCACACCTTCTGGAATGCAGGGTGTTTGGCTAGACTCACCTATGATTGAACAAATTCACGGTGAAGGAACTATTGAAAAAGAACTACCAGCAATGGTTAGGCAGTTTGCTCGCTTTGGAGTGGATATTACAAAAGAACCTATTTTAGTATATCCAACCCTTCACTATCAAAATGGCGGAATTCTAATCAATGACCGCGGTGAAAGTTCCGTGGAAAACTTGTATGTGGCCGGTGAAGCTTCCGGTGGAGTACACGGTAGAAATAGATTAATGGGTAACTCCCTATTGGATATCTTGGTCTTGGGAAGAAGAGCTGGTAAGAACGCAGCATCCAGGGCAAAAGAAATTGACAATACAAACGCCGAATTAAACCTAGAACATGTCAAAAACTACGTGAACGAACTTGAAAATGAGGGAATTGAACAGCTAAGAACATCGCCCATTTTGATCCCGGATTACACTCAAAAGAGCACTGATCAACAGTAA
- a CDS encoding 4Fe-4S dicluster domain-containing protein gives MAQSKTNNNLQEYSQDQEFVDIYIMGKKYTVPSSLTIMKAFEYAGYTLLRGCGCRAGFCGACSTVYRLGGDHELKVGLACQTKVEDDMYLTQIPFYPYHKVTYDLDTLQADGNQIVEIYPEIVKCLGCNSCSNVCPQDIKVMKYVSHAIRGEISKAADESFDCLMCGLCASKCPANIVQYKVGLLSRRLYGKYLAPKAQHVKERISEIESGKFDQELNELANASKEELAERYNNREIEK, from the coding sequence GTGGCACAAAGTAAAACAAACAATAATCTTCAAGAGTATAGTCAGGATCAAGAATTTGTAGATATTTACATTATGGGTAAAAAGTACACTGTACCAAGTTCATTAACCATTATGAAAGCATTCGAATATGCAGGTTATACCTTGTTAAGAGGTTGTGGTTGTAGGGCAGGCTTTTGCGGTGCTTGCTCAACTGTATATCGATTGGGAGGAGATCATGAATTAAAAGTAGGTTTGGCATGTCAAACCAAAGTTGAAGATGACATGTATCTGACTCAAATTCCTTTTTATCCTTATCATAAGGTAACTTACGATTTAGATACTTTACAAGCTGATGGAAATCAGATTGTGGAAATATACCCTGAAATCGTGAAATGTTTAGGTTGTAATTCCTGTTCCAATGTTTGTCCACAGGATATAAAAGTTATGAAGTACGTGTCTCATGCCATTAGAGGTGAGATATCGAAAGCTGCTGATGAATCCTTTGATTGCTTAATGTGTGGGTTGTGTGCTTCTAAATGTCCTGCCAACATTGTTCAATATAAAGTGGGATTACTGTCCAGGAGGTTATACGGTAAGTACTTGGCTCCCAAGGCCCAGCACGTTAAAGAAAGGATTTCTGAGATAGAATCAGGTAAATTCGATCAGGAGTTAAACGAGCTTGCCAATGCTAGCAAAGAAGAGCTGGCAGAACGATACAACAATCGAGAAATAGAAAAATAA
- a CDS encoding aspartate ammonia-lyase: MNSEDVKEITRVECDSLGSKEIPKDAYYGIQSKRAQENFPLSGYRVHPELIKAMGKVKYASVVANMKTGKMPNKSGEAIKQACEEMSSGKFFDAIVVEAIQGGAGTSINMNVNEILANRAIEILGHEKGDYDVVSPNTHVNMSQSTNDVVPTSFKLAVITMREDLISKLENLYQTLSKKEQEFDKVIKTGRTHLQDAVPIRLGQEFGAYARFVKRDIERISNSIEALKTVNLGATAVGTGLNADSKYINTAIEELREITGIDLEISDHLVDATQNTDAYVHVSGALKTAALNMSKMANDLRLMSSGPRCGFKEIKLPAVQPGSSIMPGKVNPVIPEVINQICFQVAGNDHTISMASEAGQLELNVMGPVLFRNMFESMEIIANGAHILSEKCIKGIEPNHDRCNELVENSIGIITALNPHIGYETASEIAKEVLETGRSVRDVILEREILTEEEIEDILDPKEMTEPGIAGKKKNDVTA; the protein is encoded by the coding sequence ATGAATAGCGAAGATGTGAAAGAAATAACAAGAGTAGAGTGCGATTCTTTAGGGTCAAAAGAAATACCTAAAGATGCCTACTATGGGATTCAGTCAAAAAGAGCCCAAGAAAATTTTCCGTTATCTGGATATAGAGTACATCCAGAACTGATTAAAGCAATGGGTAAAGTGAAGTATGCATCTGTTGTAGCCAATATGAAAACAGGAAAAATGCCCAACAAATCAGGAGAGGCTATTAAACAGGCTTGTGAAGAAATGAGTTCAGGTAAATTTTTCGATGCTATTGTGGTTGAGGCAATTCAAGGTGGTGCTGGCACATCAATAAATATGAACGTAAACGAAATTCTCGCTAATCGCGCTATTGAAATATTAGGCCATGAAAAGGGTGATTACGACGTAGTTTCACCTAACACTCATGTAAATATGTCCCAATCCACCAATGATGTAGTACCTACATCATTTAAATTGGCTGTTATTACTATGCGTGAAGATCTTATCAGTAAGCTAGAAAATTTATATCAAACATTGTCCAAGAAAGAACAAGAATTTGATAAAGTTATCAAGACGGGTAGAACCCATCTTCAGGATGCAGTTCCCATCCGACTTGGACAAGAGTTCGGAGCTTATGCCAGGTTTGTAAAACGCGATATTGAACGGATTTCTAATTCAATAGAAGCTCTCAAAACAGTAAATTTAGGTGCTACAGCTGTTGGTACTGGTTTAAATGCCGACTCTAAATACATTAATACTGCTATAGAAGAATTAAGGGAAATCACTGGTATAGATCTAGAAATCAGTGATCATCTAGTTGATGCAACACAAAATACAGATGCCTATGTTCATGTATCCGGTGCTTTAAAAACAGCAGCTCTTAACATGTCCAAAATGGCCAATGATTTGCGCTTGATGTCTTCAGGTCCGAGATGTGGCTTTAAGGAGATTAAGCTGCCAGCTGTTCAGCCAGGTTCTTCAATTATGCCTGGTAAGGTGAATCCCGTAATTCCAGAAGTTATCAATCAAATCTGCTTCCAGGTAGCAGGAAATGACCATACTATTTCAATGGCTTCAGAAGCAGGTCAATTGGAACTTAATGTGATGGGCCCGGTTTTATTTAGGAATATGTTTGAATCCATGGAGATAATAGCCAATGGAGCTCATATACTGTCTGAAAAATGTATTAAAGGCATTGAGCCCAATCATGATAGATGTAATGAGTTAGTTGAAAATAGTATTGGAATTATTACAGCCTTAAATCCTCATATAGGATATGAAACGGCTTCCGAAATTGCCAAGGAAGTTTTAGAAACCGGTCGTAGTGTACGAGATGTCATTCTAGAACGAGAAATCCTAACAGAGGAAGAAATTGAAGACATTCTAGATCCCAAGGAAATGACTGAACCAGGTATTGCTGGAAAAAAGAAAAATGACGTTACTGCTTAA